The proteins below come from a single Bacillus horti genomic window:
- a CDS encoding TetR/AcrR family transcriptional regulator: protein MSEKNKFQLKREATYTKLIQAGFEVLCEKGYSGASIDDIVKQAGFTKGAFYVHFETKEQFMLDVLSYRKEKRANLHAHFIPLIETGTSLEKIIQKSMEIIVGQLKTTPEWILVYVDFYMQAKRNSNSMLVYQTLYDEWIGEIQHFIDLLRVHKFVPQEINPLEKAKMFYAYLDGCLLHYNLYKEMLNVPMATKGLLAILSSK, encoded by the coding sequence ATGTCAGAGAAAAATAAATTTCAGCTTAAAAGAGAAGCTACCTACACAAAGTTGATACAAGCAGGGTTTGAGGTTTTGTGTGAGAAAGGTTATTCAGGCGCTTCTATTGACGATATTGTCAAGCAAGCGGGATTTACAAAGGGAGCATTTTATGTTCATTTTGAAACCAAGGAACAGTTCATGCTCGATGTACTCTCTTACCGAAAAGAAAAGCGGGCAAACCTCCACGCCCATTTTATTCCTTTAATTGAAACTGGCACTTCTTTGGAAAAGATTATTCAGAAGTCGATGGAAATTATCGTTGGACAGCTAAAGACGACACCGGAATGGATCCTTGTATATGTAGATTTCTATATGCAGGCTAAACGTAATTCAAATTCGATGCTTGTATACCAAACTCTTTATGATGAGTGGATCGGTGAAATTCAACATTTTATCGATCTGTTGAGAGTACATAAGTTTGTGCCTCAAGAAATAAACCCCTTAGAAAAAGCGAAGATGTTCTACGCTTACTTGGATGGCTGTCTGCTTCATTACAATTTGTACA
- a CDS encoding beta-class carbonic anhydrase has translation MSIVNSILEHNKKFVEEKQYEPYLTSKFPKKKVVILTCMDARLSEMLLKSLGFKNGDAKIIKNAGAILNQPFGSSMRSILVAVYELGAEEVLVIGHHNCGMIGLNAEKIMNKFPEFGIDPAAIEALENVGIRMDNFLRGFDSPEDGVMHSIKMIRKHPLFPSKIPVHGLIVDPETGKLDVVVQDYREEKQTRE, from the coding sequence ATGTCAATCGTAAACAGTATACTAGAACATAATAAAAAATTCGTAGAAGAAAAGCAGTATGAGCCCTATTTAACAAGTAAATTTCCTAAAAAGAAAGTCGTTATTCTTACATGTATGGATGCTCGTCTTTCAGAAATGTTACTTAAGTCCTTGGGATTTAAGAATGGGGACGCAAAAATCATCAAAAATGCTGGTGCTATACTTAATCAGCCTTTTGGAAGCTCGATGAGAAGTATTTTAGTAGCTGTCTATGAGCTTGGGGCCGAGGAGGTTCTAGTGATTGGACATCACAATTGTGGAATGATTGGTCTAAATGCAGAAAAAATTATGAATAAATTCCCTGAGTTCGGGATTGATCCAGCCGCAATAGAGGCTCTTGAGAATGTTGGAATACGAATGGATAACTTTCTGCGTGGCTTTGACAGTCCTGAGGATGGAGTGATGCATAGTATTAAGATGATCAGAAAGCATCCTCTTTTCCCAAGCAAGATTCCGGTTCATGGGCTTATTGTAGATCCGGAAACAGGGAAGCTTGATGTTGTCGTTCAGGATTATAGAGAAGAGAAGCAGACTAGAGAATAA
- a CDS encoding DinB family protein produces MKSIDFFLKELADETESTRRVLQRIPEQHLSWSPHSKSMSLGQLALHVAVIPGAIAELLSDSVREIPDVPLNEATSLVEIEEKLDKSVESAKKILSSWSEEDLNAEWRMVHDEQTVLATPRRDMLRSTLFNHWYHHRGQLLVYLRLLDVPVPAVYGSSADEQ; encoded by the coding sequence ATGAAAAGCATCGATTTTTTTCTAAAGGAATTGGCAGATGAGACAGAAAGTACTCGCAGGGTTCTACAACGAATTCCAGAGCAACATTTATCATGGTCGCCTCACTCAAAGTCTATGTCATTAGGGCAGCTTGCCTTACATGTTGCGGTAATTCCAGGAGCCATTGCTGAATTATTAAGCGATTCAGTTAGAGAGATTCCAGATGTTCCTTTGAATGAAGCTACCTCATTAGTAGAAATAGAGGAGAAACTTGACAAAAGTGTTGAGTCCGCCAAAAAAATCCTATCCTCATGGAGTGAGGAGGACTTAAATGCTGAATGGAGGATGGTGCATGACGAACAGACGGTTTTGGCTACACCTAGAAGGGATATGCTACGTTCTACACTGTTCAACCATTGGTATCATCATCGTGGTCAGTTGCTTGTTTATTTAAGGTTATTAGATGTTCCAGTTCCTGCTGTATATGGATCAAGTGCTGATGAGCAATAA
- a CDS encoding DUF899 domain-containing protein: MEKDMCCSKEANDKLNNGLKHEDKTETERINLDSSIGYPKIVSREEWLKASKELLTKEKELTRARDALNAERRKMPVVEIEKAYTFEGTDGKVSLLDLFNGYRQLIVYHFMFGPEDKKGCSGCSMLVDNMGHQAHVNARDTQIVLVSRAPLSKLEPFKKRMGWSVPWYSSFESDFNYDFGVTSNGGESFAISVFLREKERIFQSYFTSGRGVEYLGSNWSYLDITPLGRQETWEDTQVECEQSHPYSWWRLHDQYKD; the protein is encoded by the coding sequence ATGGAGAAAGATATGTGTTGCTCTAAAGAAGCTAATGATAAATTAAACAATGGTTTGAAGCATGAGGATAAAACTGAAACTGAGAGGATAAACCTAGATAGCTCAATAGGTTACCCTAAGATCGTGTCCCGTGAAGAGTGGCTAAAGGCTAGCAAAGAACTGCTTACTAAAGAAAAAGAGCTGACTAGAGCTAGAGACGCTTTAAATGCAGAAAGAAGAAAGATGCCAGTAGTAGAAATTGAAAAAGCGTATACGTTTGAGGGTACGGATGGTAAGGTAAGCCTTCTCGATCTATTCAACGGATATCGTCAGCTTATTGTGTATCATTTCATGTTTGGTCCCGAAGATAAGAAGGGGTGTTCAGGCTGTTCTATGCTAGTAGACAATATGGGTCACCAAGCGCATGTAAACGCTAGGGACACACAAATTGTGCTAGTTTCGAGAGCGCCGTTATCAAAGCTTGAACCTTTTAAGAAACGGATGGGGTGGAGTGTCCCTTGGTACTCTTCGTTTGAAAGTGATTTTAATTATGATTTTGGTGTTACGTCAAACGGAGGAGAGTCGTTTGCTATTAGTGTATTTTTACGTGAAAAGGAGCGCATATTCCAAAGCTATTTCACGTCAGGACGTGGTGTGGAGTATCTAGGCAGTAACTGGAGCTATCTTGACATCACACCATTAGGAAGACAGGAAACATGGGAGGATACGCAAGTTGAATGCGAGCAATCCCATCCATATAGCTGGTGGAGACTCCATGATCAGTATAAGGATTAA
- a CDS encoding DMT family transporter — protein MAGVIYLGIAIIFEAFGTTMLKLSNGFSVLLPTLGVGAGFLISFTFLSFSLKTVPLSTAYATWSGVGTALSAMIGVIIFNESLSMFKAFALILVITGIVILNKSRRVKPNVAMVQE, from the coding sequence ATGGCAGGTGTTATTTATCTTGGTATTGCTATTATCTTCGAAGCTTTCGGAACAACAATGCTTAAGTTATCAAATGGATTTAGCGTGCTTTTGCCAACCTTAGGTGTAGGTGCAGGATTTTTGATCTCTTTTACTTTTCTAAGTTTTTCTTTAAAAACTGTCCCACTATCTACCGCTTACGCTACCTGGTCAGGAGTGGGGACAGCCTTGAGTGCAATGATCGGAGTTATTATTTTTAATGAGAGCTTAAGCATGTTTAAAGCGTTTGCTCTAATCCTAGTGATCACCGGAATTGTTATTCTAAATAAGTCAAGAAGAGTTAAACCAAACGTGGCCATGGTACAGGAATAA
- a CDS encoding DMT family transporter gives MIMAYLFLGAAIIIEVFGSTMLKVSNGFTRLWPSLGVIIGFGAAFYLLSLALLELPLGFTYATWSGVGTILTVLVGLYFFREKINKQGVFGLMVLILGIILLNLEK, from the coding sequence ATGATCATGGCTTATTTATTTTTAGGTGCTGCAATTATAATTGAGGTTTTTGGTTCAACAATGCTGAAGGTTTCAAATGGTTTTACTCGGCTATGGCCAAGTCTAGGTGTAATCATTGGCTTCGGTGCAGCCTTCTATCTCTTGTCCTTAGCTTTATTAGAGCTTCCATTGGGATTTACCTATGCTACGTGGAGTGGTGTAGGAACGATCTTAACCGTTCTTGTTGGCCTTTACTTCTTCAGAGAAAAGATAAACAAACAAGGAGTATTTGGTTTGATGGTGCTCATACTAGGGATTATTTTATTGAATTTAGAGAAATAA
- a CDS encoding TetR/AcrR family transcriptional regulator, whose protein sequence is MSKKEKLLEAAANIIEEKGITQLTLEAVAAEAGVSKGGLLYHFHTKDELLKALNEQTILEFRRLVQDELEEGKSYTLAYLHATFKQLNAHGALSSDASILGALVSNHDLQKMWDTEYQRFKQEALKEDTSPELSLIIRLVCDGFIFSNMFKLDPIKLEEQKQMLSYLADLVEEKK, encoded by the coding sequence ATGTCCAAGAAGGAAAAACTATTAGAAGCTGCTGCCAACATTATTGAAGAAAAAGGGATTACCCAGCTCACATTAGAAGCTGTGGCTGCTGAAGCTGGAGTGAGTAAGGGTGGTTTGCTTTATCATTTTCATACAAAGGATGAATTATTAAAGGCTTTAAATGAACAAACTATACTAGAATTTAGAAGATTGGTTCAGGATGAATTGGAGGAAGGTAAGAGCTACACATTAGCGTATCTACACGCAACCTTTAAACAATTAAATGCCCATGGAGCGTTAAGTTCAGATGCGAGTATCCTTGGAGCTTTGGTCAGCAATCACGATCTGCAAAAAATGTGGGATACAGAATATCAGCGATTTAAACAGGAAGCGCTGAAGGAAGACACTTCGCCTGAGCTGAGCTTAATTATTCGTTTGGTATGTGATGGTTTTATATTTTCCAATATGTTTAAGCTTGATCCAATTAAGCTAGAAGAACAAAAGCAAATGCTTAGCTATCTAGCAGATCTCGTGGAGGAAAAGAAATGA